A genome region from Microplitis demolitor isolate Queensland-Clemson2020A chromosome 1, iyMicDemo2.1a, whole genome shotgun sequence includes the following:
- the LOC103569844 gene encoding coiled-coil and C2 domain-containing protein 1-like isoform X2, which translates to MFGKKKEVNRRPRTNNPLGIDFMGGFDPTGMGADDDDDDEDLEAELHQLMMGDNPQPRRPAPKPPVEPMNLDLEFKEIGEDEELSGDDDDPELLNELDAIMGDDGSPEDKEDKEESPAAPSAGSEELIKLLEERLELYKQAETKAKNNNDTSKARRYNRGVKTLQGMLRDAKAGKNVNEADIPPLLPRSATQVSQDTNADQGESDTQEIPVENSSPDTPEPEPAVEPEPVPEPEPEPEPEPEPAQATEPVPVDEEKLELLKKRQHEYKIAAVAWKKSGQLEEAVKYIKIAKRFDEVIAALTAGEPVDLSDMPPTPDLPAAPAATAMEVSDQSVAKEESETQEAAEEPAAAVTGEGIEGALKERLEVYRRTKTAAEEEGNSSKARRYGRICKQYEDAIKLHSRGKPIPVDELPVPPGFPPIVLNTPAPVAPAVTPAAPRPKIPEKAETSPGEENKPVAPARGQKPTTTRAQKQTLFLQKRQAELKRAALMAKKDGDLELARDYLRQAKGIDPLLQASSCGLPVDLKSIPLSPLAKEELHGAIDASSNDSFALVSSDDCQPGEITGTDQEIYDNLEKQLIKHRKVCLSTRDHAKALGDVPGYNRWERMALGYSRDVDMLRVRRRDGLPPPQHHYESKTYAIVQSCTDLTDSDLEISIIRGVNYPKEADTYVIYEFPYPSERPPTDRTPTIRNTSTPEYDSTFLLTGSVDRSARQCQRAFKRHALKCQVWSKGGFLRSDSLLGTVTVKLQPLETQCILHDSFPLMNGRKASGGKLEVKIRLRNPISTKQIEKMTDRWLVIDN; encoded by the exons AtgtttggtaaaaaaaaggaagttaaCAGAAGGCCACGGACTAACAAtccg ctgGGAATTGATTTTATGGGAGGTTTTGATCCCACGGGCATGGGagctgatgatgatgatgatgatgaagactTGGAAGCTGAATTACATCAGCTGATGATGGGTGACAACCCACAGCCTAGACGTCCAG CACCAAAACCACCAGTGGAGCCAATGAACTTGGATCTGGAGTTTAAAGAAATTGGTGAAGATGAAGAATTGTCTGGTGATGATGACGATCCTGAATtattg AATGAACTCGACGCAATAATGGGCGATGACGGATCACCAGAAGACAAAGAAGATAAAGAAGAAAGTCCAGCAGCTCCTAGTGCCGGTTCtgaagaattaataaaactctTGGAAGAAAGGCTGGAGTTGTACAAACAAGCAGAGACAAAagcgaaaaataataacgatacGTCAAAAGCGAGGCGTTATAATCGCGGTGTTAAAACGCTTCAAGGAATGTTACGCGACGCTAAAGCTGGTAAAAATGTAAACGAAGCAGATATACCGCCTTTGCTTCCGCGATCAGCAACTCAAGTATCTCAAGACACAAATGCTGACCAAg GGGAATCTGATACCCAAGAAATTCCAGTAGAAAATTCAAGTCCTGATACTCCAGAACCAGAACCAGCAGTTGAACCAGAGCCTGTACCAGAACCAGAACCAGAACCTGAACCAGAGCCAGAACCAGCTCAAGCAACTGAACCAGTGCCAgttgatgaagaaaaattagaattattaaaaaaacgcCAGCATGAATACAAAATAGCAGCAGTTGCGTGGAAAAAGTCTGGCCAATTAGAAGAAGCAGtgaagtatataaaaatagcaAAACGATTTGATGAAGTGATAGCAGCATTGACAGCTGGAGAACCTGTCGATTTATCTGATATGCCACCGACTCCGGACTTACCAGCGGCACCGGCTGCTACGGCTATGGAGGTCAGTGACCAGAGCGTTGCTAAGGAAGAGAGCGAAACTCAGGAAGCGGCTGAAGAACCAGCAGCCGCGGTCACTGGCGAAGGTATTGAGGGAGCGCTGAAGGAAAGATTGGAAGTTTATCGTCGTACTAAGACAGCTGCTGAAGAAGAGGGAAATTCGTCAAAGGCACGTAGATATGGACGTATCTGCAAGCAGTACGAGGACGCTATCAAACTCCATTCCCGAGGGAAACCTATTCCTGTTGATGAGCTACCAGTTCCCCCGGGATTTCCTCCTATTGTATTGAATACTCCAGCTCCAGTAGCGCCGGCAGTGACTCCAGCAGCTCCCAGACCTAAAATTCCAGAGAAAGCCGAGACCAGTCCAGGTGAGGAAAATAAACCCGTGGCACCGGCACGTGGTCAGAAGCCCACGACCACCCGGGCGCAGAAGCAAACTCTGTTTTTGCAGAAACGACAGGCTGAGTTGAAGCGCGCTGCGCTGATGGCTAAAAAAGACGGCGACCTGGAGCTGGCTCGAGATTACTTGAGACAAGCGAAGGGAATAGATCCTCTGCTGCAAGCGAGCAGTTGCGGATTGCCCGTggatttaaaatcaattccTCTGTCCCCACTCGCTAAAGAGGAACTCCACGGAGCTATTGATGCCTCGTCTAATGACAGCTTCGCTCTAGTGTCGTCCGACGACTGCCAGCCCGGAGAAATCACCGGGACCGATCAGGAGATCTACGACAATCTAGAAAAGCAGTTAATTAAACACAGAAAAGTTTGTCTGTCCACTCGTGACCACGCAAAAGCTCTAGGTGACGTTCCCGGTTACAACAGATGGGAGCGCATGGCTCTGGGTTACAGCAGAGACGTCGACATGCTGCGCGTCCGTCGTAGAGATGGATTACCACCACCCCAACATCACTACGAATCCAAAACTTATGCCATCGtcca gagCTGCACAGATTTGACTGACAGCGACCTGGAAATTTCCATAATCCGCGGAGTCAATTACCCAAAAGAAGCTGACACTTACGTCATCTACGAGTTTCCTTACCCGTCAGAACGTCCGCCGACAGACAGAACACCGACAATTCGCAACACGAGTACTCCCGAGTATGATTCGACTTTTCTATTGACCGGAAGTGTTGACAGATCAGCAAGACAGTGTCAACGCGCTTTTAAACGGCATGCATTGAAGTGTCAAGTCTGGTCCAAAgg AGGTTTTCTAAGAAGCGACAGTCTACTCGGTACTGTTACTGTAAAATTGCAGCCACTGGAAACCCAGTGTATTTTGCATGATTCATTTCCg CTGATGAATGGAAGGAAAGCTAGCGGAGGAAAGCTGGAAGTTAAAATCCGCCTCCGAAATCCGATCTCGACCAAGCAGATTGAGAAGATGACGGACCGATGGCttgttattgataattaa
- the LOC103569844 gene encoding coiled-coil and C2 domain-containing protein 1-like isoform X1 → MFGKKKEVNRRPRTNNPLGIDFMGGFDPTGMGADDDDDDEDLEAELHQLMMGDNPQPRRPAPKPPVEPMNLDLEFKEIGEDEELSGDDDDPELLNELDAIMGDDGSPEDKEDKEESPAAPSAGSEELIKLLEERLELYKQAETKAKNNNDTSKARRYNRGVKTLQGMLRDAKAGKNVNEADIPPLLPRSATQVSQDTNADQGESDTQEIPVENSSPDTPEPEPAVEPEPVPEPEPEPEPEPEPAQATEPVPVDEEKLELLKKRQHEYKIAAVAWKKSGQLEEAVKYIKIAKRFDEVIAALTAGEPVDLSDMPPTPDLPAAPAATAMEVSDQSVAKEESETQEAAEEPAAAVTGEGIEGALKERLEVYRRTKTAAEEEGNSSKARRYGRICKQYEDAIKLHSRGKPIPVDELPVPPGFPPIVLNTPAPVAPAVTPAAPRPKIPEKAETSPGEENKPVAPARGQKPTTTRAQKQTLFLQKRQAELKRAALMAKKDGDLELARDYLRQAKGIDPLLQASSCGLPVDLKSIPLSPLAKEELHGAIDASSNDSFALVSSDDCQPGEITGTDQEIYDNLEKQLIKHRKVCLSTRDHAKALGDVPGYNRWERMALGYSRDVDMLRVRRRDGLPPPQHHYESKTYAIVQSCTDLTDSDLEISIIRGVNYPKEADTYVIYEFPYPSERPPTDRTPTIRNTSTPEYDSTFLLTGSVDRSARQCQRAFKRHALKCQVWSKGCSTNPLMCCLHPRGFLRSDSLLGTVTVKLQPLETQCILHDSFPLMNGRKASGGKLEVKIRLRNPISTKQIEKMTDRWLVIDN, encoded by the exons AtgtttggtaaaaaaaaggaagttaaCAGAAGGCCACGGACTAACAAtccg ctgGGAATTGATTTTATGGGAGGTTTTGATCCCACGGGCATGGGagctgatgatgatgatgatgatgaagactTGGAAGCTGAATTACATCAGCTGATGATGGGTGACAACCCACAGCCTAGACGTCCAG CACCAAAACCACCAGTGGAGCCAATGAACTTGGATCTGGAGTTTAAAGAAATTGGTGAAGATGAAGAATTGTCTGGTGATGATGACGATCCTGAATtattg AATGAACTCGACGCAATAATGGGCGATGACGGATCACCAGAAGACAAAGAAGATAAAGAAGAAAGTCCAGCAGCTCCTAGTGCCGGTTCtgaagaattaataaaactctTGGAAGAAAGGCTGGAGTTGTACAAACAAGCAGAGACAAAagcgaaaaataataacgatacGTCAAAAGCGAGGCGTTATAATCGCGGTGTTAAAACGCTTCAAGGAATGTTACGCGACGCTAAAGCTGGTAAAAATGTAAACGAAGCAGATATACCGCCTTTGCTTCCGCGATCAGCAACTCAAGTATCTCAAGACACAAATGCTGACCAAg GGGAATCTGATACCCAAGAAATTCCAGTAGAAAATTCAAGTCCTGATACTCCAGAACCAGAACCAGCAGTTGAACCAGAGCCTGTACCAGAACCAGAACCAGAACCTGAACCAGAGCCAGAACCAGCTCAAGCAACTGAACCAGTGCCAgttgatgaagaaaaattagaattattaaaaaaacgcCAGCATGAATACAAAATAGCAGCAGTTGCGTGGAAAAAGTCTGGCCAATTAGAAGAAGCAGtgaagtatataaaaatagcaAAACGATTTGATGAAGTGATAGCAGCATTGACAGCTGGAGAACCTGTCGATTTATCTGATATGCCACCGACTCCGGACTTACCAGCGGCACCGGCTGCTACGGCTATGGAGGTCAGTGACCAGAGCGTTGCTAAGGAAGAGAGCGAAACTCAGGAAGCGGCTGAAGAACCAGCAGCCGCGGTCACTGGCGAAGGTATTGAGGGAGCGCTGAAGGAAAGATTGGAAGTTTATCGTCGTACTAAGACAGCTGCTGAAGAAGAGGGAAATTCGTCAAAGGCACGTAGATATGGACGTATCTGCAAGCAGTACGAGGACGCTATCAAACTCCATTCCCGAGGGAAACCTATTCCTGTTGATGAGCTACCAGTTCCCCCGGGATTTCCTCCTATTGTATTGAATACTCCAGCTCCAGTAGCGCCGGCAGTGACTCCAGCAGCTCCCAGACCTAAAATTCCAGAGAAAGCCGAGACCAGTCCAGGTGAGGAAAATAAACCCGTGGCACCGGCACGTGGTCAGAAGCCCACGACCACCCGGGCGCAGAAGCAAACTCTGTTTTTGCAGAAACGACAGGCTGAGTTGAAGCGCGCTGCGCTGATGGCTAAAAAAGACGGCGACCTGGAGCTGGCTCGAGATTACTTGAGACAAGCGAAGGGAATAGATCCTCTGCTGCAAGCGAGCAGTTGCGGATTGCCCGTggatttaaaatcaattccTCTGTCCCCACTCGCTAAAGAGGAACTCCACGGAGCTATTGATGCCTCGTCTAATGACAGCTTCGCTCTAGTGTCGTCCGACGACTGCCAGCCCGGAGAAATCACCGGGACCGATCAGGAGATCTACGACAATCTAGAAAAGCAGTTAATTAAACACAGAAAAGTTTGTCTGTCCACTCGTGACCACGCAAAAGCTCTAGGTGACGTTCCCGGTTACAACAGATGGGAGCGCATGGCTCTGGGTTACAGCAGAGACGTCGACATGCTGCGCGTCCGTCGTAGAGATGGATTACCACCACCCCAACATCACTACGAATCCAAAACTTATGCCATCGtcca gagCTGCACAGATTTGACTGACAGCGACCTGGAAATTTCCATAATCCGCGGAGTCAATTACCCAAAAGAAGCTGACACTTACGTCATCTACGAGTTTCCTTACCCGTCAGAACGTCCGCCGACAGACAGAACACCGACAATTCGCAACACGAGTACTCCCGAGTATGATTCGACTTTTCTATTGACCGGAAGTGTTGACAGATCAGCAAGACAGTGTCAACGCGCTTTTAAACGGCATGCATTGAAGTGTCAAGTCTGGTCCAAAgg aTGCTCAACAAATCCTTTGATGTGTTGCCTCCACCCCAG AGGTTTTCTAAGAAGCGACAGTCTACTCGGTACTGTTACTGTAAAATTGCAGCCACTGGAAACCCAGTGTATTTTGCATGATTCATTTCCg CTGATGAATGGAAGGAAAGCTAGCGGAGGAAAGCTGGAAGTTAAAATCCGCCTCCGAAATCCGATCTCGACCAAGCAGATTGAGAAGATGACGGACCGATGGCttgttattgataattaa
- the LOC103569837 gene encoding uncharacterized protein LOC103569837 isoform X2 has translation MEEEDHLAREYVQEFVLDHLDPADVKREVRLSSPAMMVNGNIAGQIAGLALAPLTPPAHELEQPHPLYGQPHIQVQHGVLVKAPPGVATHLTTLSHPGTPPDTPPVSASPPPLQQHHRNDRDLRNEKTGFLLNLQQQQHQQIPQDADMHQMNGGMGWLTQSLRQEPLDLRPHCPQEQTPEPPPESWSSSHHHFQELQHLPRHIRHGAPYITMSDCYGPGSGPGNGILPPSNGILNGMDDSMHTMSMQPGRPLSVCSANSCGPGGHSPVHRSSGHYLNCNSSSSQDDLMNDEVLMSLSVRELNKRLHGCPREEIVRLKQKRRTLKNRGYAQNCRSKRLQQRHDLETTNSTLKIELQEIKIKNAQLTQERDMYKQRYEILRARCSQNHGNHGTHGTHGSHGNHHQTTPQSQTTGQMSNQQHQHQGPGHHQHQPAPGSPEVYL, from the exons ATGGAAGAAGAGGACCACTTAGCAAGGGAATACGTCCAGGAATTTGTTCTCGATCATCTCGATCCCGCCGACGTTAAGCGCGAG gtaCGACTAAGCTCACCGGCGATGATGGTGAACGGTAACATCGCGGGCCAGATCGCGGGTCTGGCGTTAGCTCCATTGACTCCCCCGGCCCATGAGCTAGAGCAGCCGCATCCTTTGTACGGTCAGCCGCACATTCAAGTGCAGCACGGAGTCCTGGTTAAAGCACCCCCGGGAGTCGCCACTCACTTGACTACTCTGTCCCATCCGGGAACTCCACCGGACACTCCGCCAGTCTCGGCCTCGCCGCCTCCGCTCCAGCAGCATCATCGCAATGACCGCGATCTGCGTAACGAGAAGACCGGGTTCCTGTTGAATCTCCAGCAGCAACAGCATCAGCAGATACCCCAGGATGCGGACATGCACCAGATGAATGGAGGAATGGGATGGCTGACCCAGTCCTTGAGACAAGAACCTTTGGACTTGAGGCCCCATTGTCCTCAAGAACAAACTCCTGAGCCACCTCCAGAAAGTTGGTCTTCCAGTCATCATCATTTTCAAGAGCTGCAACACTTACCCAGGCATATCAGACATggag ctCCATATATCACGATGTCAGACTGCTATGGTCCAGGATCAGGACCAGGAAATGGAATTTTACCTCCAAGCAATGGAATTCTTAACGGAATGGATGACAGCATGCACACGATGTCGATGCAACCAGGACGACCACTGAGTGTATGCTCGGCAAATTCTTGTGGTCCAGGCGGTCACAGTCCTGTCCATCGGTCCAGTGGTCACTATTTGAACTGTAACAGCAGCAGCTCTCAAGATGATCTGATGAATGACGAGGTCCTGATGTCGCTGTCCGTCCGCGAGCTCAATAAGCGACTGCACGGCTGCCCAAGGGAGGAG ATCGTGCGACTGAAGCAGAAGCGACGGACGCTGAAGAATCGCGGGTACGCGCAAAACTGCCGAAGCAAACGACTGCAGCAGCGACACGACTTGGAAACGACCAATAGCACTTTGAAGATCGAGTtgcaggaaataaaaataaaaaatgcccAACTGACCCAAGAACGCGACATGTATAAGCAGCGGTACGAAATTTTGCGCGCGAGGTGCAGTCAGAATCACGGCAACCATGGGACTCATGGCACTCATGGTAGCCATGGTAATCATCATCAGACGACCCCCCAGTCTCAGACCACCGGACAAATGTCCAACCAACAGCATCAGCACCAGGGACCAGGTCACCATCAACATCAACCAGCACCTGGAAGTCCTGAAGTTTATCTGTGA
- the LOC103569837 gene encoding uncharacterized protein LOC103569837 isoform X1: MEEEDHLAREYVQEFVLDHLDPADVKREVRLSSPAMMVNGNIAGQIAGLALAPLTPPAHELEQPHPLYGQPHIQVQHGVLVKAPPGVATHLTTLSHPGTPPDTPPVSASPPPLQQHHRNDRDLRNEKTGFLLNLQQQQHQQIPQDADMHQMNGGMGWLTQSLRQEPLDLRPHCPQEQTPEPPPESWSSSHHHFQELQHLPRHIRHGAPYITMSDCYGPGSGPGNGILPPSNGILNGMDDSMHTMSMQPGRPLSVCSANSCGPGGHSPVHRSSGHYLNCNSSSSQDDLMNDEVLMSLSVRELNKRLHGCPREEVSKIVRLKQKRRTLKNRGYAQNCRSKRLQQRHDLETTNSTLKIELQEIKIKNAQLTQERDMYKQRYEILRARCSQNHGNHGTHGTHGSHGNHHQTTPQSQTTGQMSNQQHQHQGPGHHQHQPAPGSPEVYL; encoded by the exons ATGGAAGAAGAGGACCACTTAGCAAGGGAATACGTCCAGGAATTTGTTCTCGATCATCTCGATCCCGCCGACGTTAAGCGCGAG gtaCGACTAAGCTCACCGGCGATGATGGTGAACGGTAACATCGCGGGCCAGATCGCGGGTCTGGCGTTAGCTCCATTGACTCCCCCGGCCCATGAGCTAGAGCAGCCGCATCCTTTGTACGGTCAGCCGCACATTCAAGTGCAGCACGGAGTCCTGGTTAAAGCACCCCCGGGAGTCGCCACTCACTTGACTACTCTGTCCCATCCGGGAACTCCACCGGACACTCCGCCAGTCTCGGCCTCGCCGCCTCCGCTCCAGCAGCATCATCGCAATGACCGCGATCTGCGTAACGAGAAGACCGGGTTCCTGTTGAATCTCCAGCAGCAACAGCATCAGCAGATACCCCAGGATGCGGACATGCACCAGATGAATGGAGGAATGGGATGGCTGACCCAGTCCTTGAGACAAGAACCTTTGGACTTGAGGCCCCATTGTCCTCAAGAACAAACTCCTGAGCCACCTCCAGAAAGTTGGTCTTCCAGTCATCATCATTTTCAAGAGCTGCAACACTTACCCAGGCATATCAGACATggag ctCCATATATCACGATGTCAGACTGCTATGGTCCAGGATCAGGACCAGGAAATGGAATTTTACCTCCAAGCAATGGAATTCTTAACGGAATGGATGACAGCATGCACACGATGTCGATGCAACCAGGACGACCACTGAGTGTATGCTCGGCAAATTCTTGTGGTCCAGGCGGTCACAGTCCTGTCCATCGGTCCAGTGGTCACTATTTGAACTGTAACAGCAGCAGCTCTCAAGATGATCTGATGAATGACGAGGTCCTGATGTCGCTGTCCGTCCGCGAGCTCAATAAGCGACTGCACGGCTGCCCAAGGGAGGAGGTGAGTAAG ATCGTGCGACTGAAGCAGAAGCGACGGACGCTGAAGAATCGCGGGTACGCGCAAAACTGCCGAAGCAAACGACTGCAGCAGCGACACGACTTGGAAACGACCAATAGCACTTTGAAGATCGAGTtgcaggaaataaaaataaaaaatgcccAACTGACCCAAGAACGCGACATGTATAAGCAGCGGTACGAAATTTTGCGCGCGAGGTGCAGTCAGAATCACGGCAACCATGGGACTCATGGCACTCATGGTAGCCATGGTAATCATCATCAGACGACCCCCCAGTCTCAGACCACCGGACAAATGTCCAACCAACAGCATCAGCACCAGGGACCAGGTCACCATCAACATCAACCAGCACCTGGAAGTCCTGAAGTTTATCTGTGA